The Nitrososphaerales archaeon DNA window AACGCGTATAGTCCATCGCCGGGGTCACCTATAGCTAGGCTTTTTGCTATAGTATCTGGATGCTCTACGGGAATTATCTCGTCACTGTCATGTTTGAACGCGTCTACTATTGGAGCACATCCTTTGCCCTGTGCTGCGGTGACTTTCATGTTTGAGATACCGTTAAGCAGACCTAATTCATGCAATTCTTCAAACCCTTTGCATATCGAGTGAAGCATCGCACCGCTTGCTACAGGGATAATTAAATGATCCGGCATGTTCCAAGACAGTTGCTCTGCTACTTCGAATGCCAACGTTTTCGAGCCTTCTACGTAATATGGGCGCATGTTAACATTGACCACACCTATACCCCTACTATCTGCAATCTGGGTTGCCAATCTATTTGCGTCATCATACGTTCCCTCCACACCTATGAATTCAGCACCATAAGCTAGTGCTTGTGAAATTTTAGCTGGTTCTATATCACTTGGTGCAAAAATGTAACATGGCATATTGGCTTTGGCGGAATGTGCTGCAGTCGCAGCAGCTAGGTTACCAGTTGATGCGCAACCGACTGCATTTAGTCTGACTTCTTTTGCTTTGGATACTGCCACACCTGCTGGTCTGTCCTTAAATGAAAATGTTGGATTCACACTATCGTTCTTTATGTGTAAATTCTTGAGACCTAACACACTTCCAAGTCTGTCCGCTTTTTGCAACGGTGTAAAACCAGCATTCAGGCTAACTATATTTGATTTATCATTTATTGGTAAAAGCTCGAAATAACGCCAGTAGGTTTTCTCCCTGGAAGCAAAAGTTTCACGTGTAACCTTGGTGCTTCCATAAAAAACGTCCAATGGACCAAAACACTCATCGCAAACATATTTCAGTCTAGGCTCGTATTCCTTGCCACATTCTCTACACTTCAACGCCTTTACAATACCCATAACGAATGAACACCCCCAGTAAATTACATAAATATCACTATGATAGAGTTTAGTATTACTAAACTTTTTGGTTGTTTTATATGGTATCAATAAATATAACAAACTGAATTAAAGATTATAATTATTAGGGCGATGGCCAGACGGTGTATTAATTATTACATTATATTAGTGGTTTTGAATTAAATTCTAATCCAATCAACAGAATCTAACCAAATCAAAAAATCTTCACGTTCCCATAACATTCCGTTACGTCTTGAGAACGATGCCAATAGTTGTGCTGTACCGCAAAACTGAAAGGGTATGAAAATGATGCTTGCAACTATTATCAGGAACGATGCAGAAAAAGTTTTGACATGTTAATGCAACTCATTATGGAAGCACGTTCGGTTACCGGTATGGCATGCAGGCCCACTCGCTACTACCAAATACACAAGAGCATCAGAATCACAATCAACCATTATCTTCTTCACTTCCTGTATATTGCCAGATTCTTCTCCTTTCATCCATAGTTTGTTCCTTGACCTGCTCCAAAACCACGCCTTCCCGCTCTCAATAGTATTCCTCAATGCTTCTTCATTTGCATATGCAAACATAAGTATGTCCTTTGTGTTTATGTCTTGCACTATGACGGGTATTAAACCTCCCTGTTTCTTGAAGTCCAGCTCTTCCAGTAATTTGTCCATATGCCATTCAATGCATTCTATTAATATATACTCTATCACGACTCTAGGTTCTTACCCTTATACCATTCCTTTTAAGGTATTCCTTAACGTCTTTAATGGTATACTTTTCATAGTGAAATATAGAGGCAGCTAGTGCTGCGTCAGCCTCACCATACCTGAAAACATCCAACATATGCTTAGGTTCACCACACCCACCTGAAGCAATTACTGGTATATTGACTGCCCTACTTACTGCCCTAGTCAATTCTATGTCATATCCCTGTTCTGTACCATCTGCATCTATACTTGTAAGCAAAATCTCTCCAGCACCCAACTTTTCTACTCTCCTAGCCCATTCAATGGCATCAATAGTGGTCGACTTCTTTCCCCCATAGATATGAACCGCATACGAGAACTTCTTCCCATTTTCTTTCATCACATTCTTTTTATCGAGATTAATGTAAGTGCGTTTTGCGTCAATAGCGACCACTACACACTGCTTGCCAAAGATCTTCATCAATTTAGTTATCAGTGTAGGATTTCTTATGGCCGCTGTGTTTATGGATACCTTGTCAGCACCACTAAGCAGAATATTTCTGCCATCTTCCATGCTTCTTATTCCCCCTCCTACAGTAAATGGTATATCTATTACTCTGGCAACTTCCCTTACCACATTTTGCATTATCTTCCTTCCCTGTTCTGACGCTGTGATGTCCAAGAAAACGAGTTCATCCGCGCCTTCTTCGCTATATCTCTTAGCGAGCTGGACTGGATCACCAGCATCTTTTATGTGAAGAAAATGCGTACCCTTTACGACCCTACCTTTATCAACATCTAAGCAGGGGATTATTCGTTTTGCCAAAACCATTTCTGTGTACCCTTCACTTCAACATCTTTTTAGCATCCCTGATACTTATCTTATTATCATAAAGTGCTTTGCCAAGTATTACAGCATATGCACCAGTTCGCTCTACTGCAATGATATCTTTATCTTTAGAGACACCGCCACTGGCAATCACCTTTACTTTAGTACTGCAGGCTTTGGATAGAATAGCGATATCAGGGCCAGCCAACGTGCCGTCTCGATCTATGCTTGTAAGCAGAAAGTACTGTATGCCGATCTGAGTGAACTTACGAATTGCGTCGAACACATTCATACCAGTTGATTTCCTCCATCCATCTATCATTACCATTCCACCAATCTGGTCTATAGCGACCACTATTCTATTACTACCGAACTCTTTAACAAGTTCTTCTACACTAGTTAGATCTTGATATGCAAATGTTCCCAATACAACTCTGTCTACTTTTTGCAACAAATCTCTTACTATTTCAGCGCTTCTTATTCCACCTCCAACCTGCACGGGGATGCTGAAGCTTTCAGCTATCGCATTTATCATGTTAGTATTGCTACCACGAGTTAATATTGCATCCAAATCCACTATATGCAGGGCATCTGCACCTTGACGAACCCATTTCTCCGCTGTACCCACTGGATCGTCGCTGTATACAACTTTGTTATTAGGATCTCCTTTAACCAATCTCACGACCTTCCCCTCGAAAAGGTCTATGGCAGGTAATAGCTTCAATTCTTATCGCACTCGTTTAGAAAATTCTCAAGTATTTTAACACCAACATCTCCAGATTTCTCGGGATGAAACTGAGTACCAAAAAGGTTCTTGTATTCTATCACAGCAGGAAACGCCAACCAATAATCTGATTTGGCAACTACAATGTTACTATTTCTTGGTCTTATGCGGTATGAGTGTACAAAATAAGCCCACGCGTTGTCATTTACGCCCTTCAGTAATTTGCTATCTCTAACTATCTTAAGGTTGTTCCATCCCATATGTGGTATCTTCCCTTTCTTGGGCAACATTACCACATCACCATCGAGTATACTCAATCCCTTCATCTTGCCCTCCTCACTTCTGTTGAAGAGCATTTCCATGCCTAAACATATACCAAGCATAGGTAAGCCATTTTGTATTGCAGTTTCAAGGTTCTTCCTGTAATTCCTTATGCTCCTCATTGCCGGGTCAAAGTTTCCCACACCAGGCAATACTAAACCACTGAACTTTTCTAAACTATTTAGATCCGTTACTATGTCTACTTGCGCCCCCAAACGCTCAAGTGCAGCATTTAGGCTGAACAAGTTACCTGCACCATAATCAAATATAGCTATCTTTACCAACTACATCGAACCTTTAGTACTAGGTACCACTATTCCTTTTTTATCTATTTGCACAGCGTCACGCAACGCAAGTGCGAACGCTTTCGTTGCTGCCTCAACTTTATGGTGATCATTTTCTCCCTGCTGTACATTTACATGTATACACGCATTCATGTTCTGGGCTAAAGAACGGAAAAAGTGCTCCAGATCCTCTTTGGACATCCCTTCAATATTCATCCTGCTTAGTTTCAGATCTATTGCGTGATATTGTCTCTTAACCAGATCTATCGCAGCGTATGCCAATGAATCATCCATAGGCACTATAGCATGCCCGAACCTGTATATCTTTGCTCTATTACCTAATGCCTTATCTATGGCATCTGCAAAGGTTATAGCAACGTCTTCTGCTATATGATGTACTATACGATCCTTTGACTTTGCTACAATTTTTACATCAATCATAGCGTGTTTACCAATAGTACTTACCAAGTGATCGAGAAATGGGATTGTGGTTTCTACGGATGTGTTTCCCTTACCGTCCATATTCAGCTCTACCTTAACATAAGTCTCCTTTGTAATTCTTTCAACCTTAGCTTTTCGCAAATGATTCATCCTCATCAATCCCATTAAAAAGCATTTGGAGAAAATACATCCTCCTTCGTCCTCATGCAAATAACAGAGATGGGTTTTGCTCTCTACTTCCTTAAAAGCAATCACAGTTTGTAGGGTGTGTCCTGAAACATATTTCAG harbors:
- the thrC gene encoding threonine synthase, encoding MGIVKALKCRECGKEYEPRLKYVCDECFGPLDVFYGSTKVTRETFASREKTYWRYFELLPINDKSNIVSLNAGFTPLQKADRLGSVLGLKNLHIKNDSVNPTFSFKDRPAGVAVSKAKEVRLNAVGCASTGNLAAATAAHSAKANMPCYIFAPSDIEPAKISQALAYGAEFIGVEGTYDDANRLATQIADSRGIGVVNVNMRPYYVEGSKTLAFEVAEQLSWNMPDHLIIPVASGAMLHSICKGFEELHELGLLNGISNMKVTAAQGKGCAPIVDAFKHDSDEIIPVEHPDTIAKSLAIGDPGDGLYALRKIRQYHGFAEDPNDQDIINAILLLARTEGIFTEPAGGVAIAALKKLVEDGKIERDESVICYITGNGLKATEAIIDVIPKPKIVKPDIAQISAMVR
- the hisI gene encoding phosphoribosyl-AMP cyclohydrolase, giving the protein MDKLLEELDFKKQGGLIPVIVQDINTKDILMFAYANEEALRNTIESGKAWFWSRSRNKLWMKGEESGNIQEVKKIMVDCDSDALVYLVVASGPACHTGNRTCFHNELH
- the hisF gene encoding imidazole glycerol phosphate synthase subunit HisF, which produces MVLAKRIIPCLDVDKGRVVKGTHFLHIKDAGDPVQLAKRYSEEGADELVFLDITASEQGRKIMQNVVREVARVIDIPFTVGGGIRSMEDGRNILLSGADKVSINTAAIRNPTLITKLMKIFGKQCVVVAIDAKRTYINLDKKNVMKENGKKFSYAVHIYGGKKSTTIDAIEWARRVEKLGAGEILLTSIDADGTEQGYDIELTRAVSRAVNIPVIASGGCGEPKHMLDVFRYGEADAALAASIFHYEKYTIKDVKEYLKRNGIRVRT
- the hisA gene encoding 1-(5-phosphoribosyl)-5-[(5-phosphoribosylamino)methylideneamino]imidazole-4-carboxamide isomerase, which codes for MKLLPAIDLFEGKVVRLVKGDPNNKVVYSDDPVGTAEKWVRQGADALHIVDLDAILTRGSNTNMINAIAESFSIPVQVGGGIRSAEIVRDLLQKVDRVVLGTFAYQDLTSVEELVKEFGSNRIVVAIDQIGGMVMIDGWRKSTGMNVFDAIRKFTQIGIQYFLLTSIDRDGTLAGPDIAILSKACSTKVKVIASGGVSKDKDIIAVERTGAYAVILGKALYDNKISIRDAKKMLK
- the hisH gene encoding imidazole glycerol phosphate synthase subunit HisH gives rise to the protein MVKIAIFDYGAGNLFSLNAALERLGAQVDIVTDLNSLEKFSGLVLPGVGNFDPAMRSIRNYRKNLETAIQNGLPMLGICLGMEMLFNRSEEGKMKGLSILDGDVVMLPKKGKIPHMGWNNLKIVRDSKLLKGVNDNAWAYFVHSYRIRPRNSNIVVAKSDYWLAFPAVIEYKNLFGTQFHPEKSGDVGVKILENFLNECDKN
- a CDS encoding imidazoleglycerol-phosphate dehydratase: MNHLRKAKVERITKETYVKVELNMDGKGNTSVETTIPFLDHLVSTIGKHAMIDVKIVAKSKDRIVHHIAEDVAITFADAIDKALGNRAKIYRFGHAIVPMDDSLAYAAIDLVKRQYHAIDLKLSRMNIEGMSKEDLEHFFRSLAQNMNACIHVNVQQGENDHHKVEAATKAFALALRDAVQIDKKGIVVPSTKGSM